A portion of the Pedobacter cryoconitis genome contains these proteins:
- a CDS encoding helix-turn-helix domain-containing protein produces the protein MQQQANISHIKSISQLVRVLGFPAPLHPLITLVNYNNVSIEMFPKGQKVSLDFYKISFKPTFTGHIKYGQGYYDFEEGGLAFLKPKQIVFPPEDIESYEGIALYFHPDFIRNYPLGKTINQYGFFSYDVSEALLLSAKEKEIIANLFATIANELENNIDNFSQDVLVSQIELLLNYSNRFYNRQFITRKAINHDIITSLDELLNSYFEAENSLKNGLPSVKYISTELKLSQRYLSDMLSSLTGLNTQQYIQNAIIEKAKEKLSTTNLSVSEIAYELGFEHSQSFSKLFKTKTNFSPLEFRHSFN, from the coding sequence ATGCAACAACAAGCTAACATCAGTCACATTAAAAGTATATCACAATTGGTGCGGGTGTTGGGATTTCCTGCGCCATTGCACCCACTGATTACATTGGTTAATTATAATAATGTTTCGATTGAAATGTTTCCAAAAGGGCAAAAAGTAAGTCTTGATTTTTACAAGATTTCCTTTAAGCCTACATTCACAGGACACATAAAATACGGACAGGGATATTACGATTTTGAAGAGGGCGGACTAGCATTTTTGAAGCCAAAACAAATTGTTTTTCCACCGGAAGACATAGAAAGCTATGAAGGTATCGCTTTGTATTTTCATCCGGACTTTATCCGGAATTATCCATTAGGAAAAACAATAAATCAATACGGATTTTTCTCTTATGATGTTTCAGAGGCCTTATTGCTATCGGCAAAAGAAAAAGAAATCATAGCCAATTTATTTGCTACTATAGCCAACGAGTTAGAAAACAATATTGACAATTTCAGCCAGGATGTGTTGGTTTCACAAATAGAATTGTTATTGAATTACAGCAATCGCTTTTACAATAGGCAATTCATCACCAGGAAAGCAATCAATCACGACATCATAACTTCTTTGGATGAACTTTTAAACAGCTATTTTGAAGCAGAAAACAGTCTGAAGAACGGCTTGCCATCAGTGAAATATATCAGTACAGAATTAAAGCTATCGCAACGCTATTTGAGTGACATGTTGAGTTCATTGACAGGGCTAAATACACAACAATACATTCAGAACGCAATCATAGAAAAAGCTAAAGAAAAATTATCAACCACAAATCTTTCCGTTTCGGAAATTGCTTATGAATTGGGCTTTGAACATTCACAATCGTTTAGCAAGCTTTTCAAGACAAAGACAAATTTTTCGCCTTTGGAGTTCAGACATTCGTTTAATTAA
- a CDS encoding SDR family oxidoreductase, with protein MQNIKGKVVAITGASSGMGKAIAIELAKNGAKVVLGARRTGQLQQIVEEIKSTGGEATYAKIDVKNKVDLVRFVNTAVERYGALDVIVNNAGVSQLSRIDELDIDDWEEMIDINLKGVLYGMAAAIPIFKQQQSGHIVNIISTSGIKIVPMQGVYAGTKNAIRTIAEAFRQESDGNIRITGISPGFVKTDFADNIKNEEMKTAIQRGMEQIAIDPVAIANAVIYAISQPDDVEIGDIVIRPSKQN; from the coding sequence ATGCAAAATATTAAAGGAAAAGTAGTTGCTATTACAGGTGCAAGTAGTGGAATGGGAAAAGCCATTGCAATAGAATTAGCAAAAAACGGTGCAAAGGTTGTTTTGGGTGCAAGGCGAACAGGCCAATTACAACAAATTGTTGAAGAAATTAAAAGCACAGGTGGTGAAGCCACCTATGCTAAAATTGATGTAAAGAATAAAGTCGATTTAGTCCGGTTTGTAAATACAGCAGTTGAGAGATACGGAGCACTAGATGTCATTGTAAACAACGCAGGTGTCAGTCAATTAAGCCGTATTGACGAGTTGGATATTGATGATTGGGAAGAAATGATTGACATTAACCTCAAAGGTGTTTTGTACGGGATGGCGGCTGCAATTCCGATTTTCAAACAACAACAATCCGGACATATCGTCAATATTATTTCAACTTCAGGAATAAAGATTGTCCCAATGCAGGGCGTTTATGCAGGAACTAAAAATGCCATTCGAACTATTGCAGAAGCGTTTCGCCAGGAGTCAGACGGAAACATACGTATTACAGGCATTTCGCCCGGATTTGTGAAAACAGATTTTGCTGACAATATAAAAAACGAAGAAATGAAAACAGCTATTCAAAGAGGAATGGAACAGATTGCCATAGATCCCGTAGCCATTGCCAATGCTGTAATTTATGCAATAAGTCAACCTGACGATGTTGAAATTGGCGATATTGTTATTCGTCCGTCAAAACAAAATTGA
- a CDS encoding aldo/keto reductase, which translates to MQKRKLGNSGLEVSALGFGCMGLNFLDGKGLDKKDAITLLCNAVERGITFFDTAEAYGPYTNEEIVGEALQPYRKDVVIATKFGCKDARPAVGLDSRPETIRAVTEAALKRLKTDYIDLLYQHRVDPDVPIEDVAGTVKDLIQEGKVKYFGLSEASAKTIRKAHSIQPVSALQSEYSLFWREPEDEIIPTLEELGIGFVPFSPLGKGFLTGIINKKLEDIDRRNIIPRFSEENIKANLALVDALSEIARQKNITTSQLALAWLLAQKPWIAPIPGTTKLHRLEENIGSINIVLTVDELAKIDTTVNGITLAGDRYPEFLEKQIDK; encoded by the coding sequence ATGCAAAAGAGAAAATTAGGAAATAGCGGGTTAGAAGTTTCCGCATTAGGCTTTGGCTGTATGGGTTTAAACTTTTTGGATGGCAAAGGTCTTGATAAAAAAGATGCCATCACACTACTGTGCAACGCCGTTGAAAGAGGTATTACATTTTTTGATACCGCAGAAGCCTATGGGCCTTACACCAATGAAGAAATTGTTGGCGAGGCATTACAGCCTTATAGAAAAGATGTAGTAATAGCCACAAAATTTGGGTGTAAAGATGCCAGACCAGCAGTAGGTTTAGACAGCAGGCCTGAAACTATAAGAGCAGTAACCGAAGCAGCTCTAAAAAGATTAAAAACAGATTATATTGATTTGCTGTATCAGCACAGAGTTGACCCTGATGTTCCGATAGAAGATGTTGCAGGAACAGTGAAAGACCTGATACAAGAGGGTAAAGTGAAATATTTCGGTTTATCGGAAGCAAGCGCTAAAACTATCCGAAAAGCACATTCAATTCAACCTGTATCAGCATTACAAAGCGAATATTCATTGTTTTGGCGTGAGCCAGAAGATGAAATTATACCTACTTTAGAAGAGTTAGGAATTGGTTTCGTTCCATTCAGTCCTTTGGGCAAAGGCTTCCTCACAGGTATAATAAACAAAAAATTAGAGGATATCGACAGAAGAAACATTATTCCTCGTTTCAGCGAAGAAAACATAAAGGCCAACCTGGCTTTAGTAGATGCGCTTTCAGAAATTGCCCGACAAAAAAATATTACAACCAGCCAATTGGCATTAGCTTGGCTGTTAGCTCAAAAGCCTTGGATAGCACCCATCCCCGGGACTACAAAATTGCATCGTTTAGAGGAAAACATTGGCAGTATAAATATTGTATTAACAGTCGATGAACTTGCAAAGATTGATACAACGGTAAATGGAATTACACTTGCAGGCGACCGCTATCCTGAATTTTTAGAAAAACAAATAGACAAATAA
- a CDS encoding acyltransferase family protein, whose protein sequence is MNQKGIYRIDIQSIRAIAVISVVIFHFNKFLLPGGFIGVDIFFVISGYLITSIIIKQKENNTFRFKKFYLNRIKRIVPAYLFLLLFVTVCTTILFIGKDFSNFRSILANSIIFNSNNYLPVAINDYFGARAEQTPLLHTWTLSVEMQFYLMLPIVLIFLPGRFNKYIFPIIIILLTAYAAYKIRLGDKQGMYFSLLARIPEFLLGSVAILWRLEEKTSIRMRNILSLTGITAIVFSFIFISEASDFPGFLSLIPCVGSLFILISCGSWFNKIISAKPIVYIGELSYSIYLWHWPVLAFLRYYSDSYILNLNLTIFALTAIACLSWLSYRFIETPFKDLKENRKFFIFFIPPVICLISLGFLSKSINSKIFITTDEVTSPNALGLENHSKGDRIIIRGDTSSAKELLLIGDSHALHLNPFFDVIGKAHNFKFRSITYDTFINIPTFDIKSTQSSILQIDNWNKQQKILKPIINKSKIIVIAGLWKDKGQEEIKSLENFFKKISKNQQLIIVSDVPHFSGNPIKYQRFKYLGLPVINSFNALYDKDDYKRLFMIKKKYPNVHFLDLRNSKLFKLKDFPFCNGTCLYYDNSHLNAIGSKLYGKAEDKKVMVLLDQLFKQSL, encoded by the coding sequence ATGAATCAAAAAGGAATATACAGAATTGATATTCAATCAATCAGAGCGATAGCTGTTATATCAGTAGTTATTTTTCATTTTAATAAATTTTTATTACCAGGTGGTTTTATTGGAGTAGATATTTTTTTTGTGATTTCTGGATATTTGATCACATCAATTATTATAAAACAAAAAGAGAACAATACCTTCCGTTTTAAAAAATTCTACCTCAACAGAATTAAAAGAATTGTCCCTGCTTATTTGTTTTTACTGTTGTTTGTTACAGTCTGTACCACAATATTATTTATAGGTAAAGACTTTTCGAATTTCAGAAGTATTTTAGCAAATTCCATCATATTTAACAGCAACAATTATCTACCTGTTGCAATTAATGACTATTTTGGTGCCAGGGCCGAACAAACGCCGCTATTGCATACCTGGACATTGTCTGTAGAAATGCAATTTTATTTGATGCTACCTATTGTTTTGATTTTCTTACCTGGAAGATTTAATAAGTACATTTTTCCAATTATAATTATATTACTTACTGCATATGCAGCCTATAAAATCCGGCTTGGGGACAAGCAAGGAATGTATTTTTCTTTATTAGCCAGAATCCCGGAATTTCTTTTAGGATCTGTAGCGATTTTATGGAGATTAGAGGAAAAAACGTCAATTAGAATGCGTAATATTTTAAGTTTGACAGGTATTACAGCAATAGTCTTCAGCTTTATTTTTATCAGTGAGGCCTCAGATTTTCCTGGTTTTTTATCTTTAATACCTTGTGTTGGAAGCTTATTTATTCTAATATCATGTGGAAGCTGGTTTAACAAGATCATTTCTGCAAAACCAATAGTATATATTGGAGAACTATCCTATTCAATTTATTTATGGCATTGGCCAGTACTTGCTTTTCTTAGATACTATTCAGATAGTTATATTCTAAATTTAAATCTGACAATATTTGCGTTAACAGCTATTGCATGCCTTTCATGGCTATCTTACAGGTTCATCGAAACTCCTTTTAAGGATTTAAAAGAAAACAGGAAATTCTTTATATTTTTCATACCACCCGTTATTTGTCTGATTTCATTAGGCTTTTTATCAAAATCTATTAATAGCAAAATATTTATTACTACAGATGAAGTCACATCACCAAATGCATTAGGACTAGAAAACCACAGTAAAGGAGATAGAATTATTATCCGCGGAGATACAAGTAGTGCTAAAGAATTACTTTTAATTGGTGATAGCCATGCATTACATCTCAATCCTTTTTTTGATGTCATAGGTAAAGCCCACAATTTTAAATTTAGAAGTATCACGTACGATACATTTATTAACATCCCTACATTCGATATAAAGAGCACTCAAAGCTCTATACTCCAAATTGATAACTGGAATAAACAGCAGAAGATATTAAAGCCTATTATTAATAAGTCTAAAATTATTGTTATTGCAGGGCTTTGGAAAGATAAAGGCCAGGAAGAGATTAAAAGTCTTGAAAATTTTTTCAAAAAAATCTCCAAAAATCAACAGCTTATAATTGTTTCAGACGTCCCTCATTTTTCTGGAAATCCAATTAAATATCAACGATTTAAATATTTAGGGTTGCCTGTAATTAATTCTTTCAATGCGCTATATGATAAAGATGATTATAAAAGGCTATTCATGATCAAGAAAAAATATCCTAATGTTCATTTTCTAGATTTGAGGAATAGTAAGCTCTTTAAATTAAAGGATTTTCCGTTCTGTAATGGGACTTGTCTATATTATGACAATAGTCACTTGAATGCTATTGGATCTAAATTATATGGTAAAGCTGAAGATAAAAAAGTGATGGTATTATTAGATCAATTATTCAAACAAAGTCTTTAG
- a CDS encoding alpha/beta hydrolase translates to MIKLTRHLRIREVLLVGASFLCSTPIFSQGIVASAAPGFDVASTSIAHGQIDTISYYSKTVGVNRKAITYTPPGYSKNKKYPVLYLLHGIGGDEKEWLNGGKPQVILDNLYAAGKLEPMIVVMPNGRAMKDDRATGNVMSRDKIEAFSTFEKDLLNDLIPFVEKNFHVYSDREHRAIAGLSMGGGQSLNFGLGNLDKFAWVGGFSSAPNTKSPEQLVPDPKKAKEMLKLLFISCGASDNLIVNSKRTHDYLVKTDVPHIYFIEPGFHDFKVWKNGLYLFSQLLFKPVDPSTFSKYNVTDSQAIK, encoded by the coding sequence ATGATTAAATTAACCAGACATTTACGCATTAGAGAAGTATTGCTGGTCGGTGCTTCTTTCTTGTGCAGCACCCCTATTTTCTCTCAGGGAATCGTGGCATCAGCTGCTCCGGGTTTTGATGTAGCAAGCACTTCCATAGCACATGGTCAAATAGATACCATAAGTTACTATTCTAAAACTGTCGGTGTCAACAGAAAAGCCATAACCTATACCCCGCCTGGGTATTCAAAAAACAAGAAATATCCTGTTTTATATCTGCTTCATGGTATTGGAGGAGATGAAAAAGAATGGTTAAACGGAGGTAAGCCCCAGGTTATATTAGACAATTTGTATGCGGCTGGCAAACTGGAACCGATGATTGTTGTGATGCCTAACGGACGTGCCATGAAAGACGATCGTGCTACCGGCAACGTGATGTCGCGAGATAAGATCGAAGCATTTTCTACTTTTGAAAAAGATCTGCTCAATGACCTGATCCCATTTGTAGAAAAGAATTTTCATGTGTATTCAGACAGGGAACACCGTGCCATCGCCGGATTATCAATGGGCGGAGGGCAATCTTTAAATTTTGGTTTAGGTAATCTTGATAAATTTGCCTGGGTTGGCGGATTTTCATCAGCTCCTAATACAAAATCACCAGAACAATTGGTGCCTGATCCAAAAAAGGCAAAAGAAATGCTGAAGCTATTGTTTATTTCGTGTGGTGCCAGTGATAATCTGATCGTAAATAGCAAACGTACCCACGATTATCTGGTAAAAACTGATGTTCCGCACATTTATTTTATTGAACCTGGATTTCATGATTTTAAAGTATGGAAAAACGGATTATATCTATTTTCTCAGCTGTTGTTTAAGCCGGTAGATCCTTCTACCTTTTCTAAATATAATGTTACAGATAGCCAGGCCATCAAGTAA
- a CDS encoding glycoside hydrolase family 127 protein, translating into MSNYSLSTRVCKIAIAICFFSVQINAQEKLYPNTFPLDQVSLTNGPFIKARDLNIKTLLEYDVDRMLAPYLKEAGIPVKKASYKNWEGLDGHIGGHYLTAMALNYASTRNAECKRRMDYMVAALKACQIKNGIAYPDWGVGYAGGVPNSREIWPAFKKGDFKAYRTAWVPWYNVHKMYAGLRDAWLYGGNQDAKDVFLKFCDWAIEVTSALSEKQMQAMLDTEHGGMNEELADAYQITGDKKYLVAAKRFSHNQLLTPMAAGQDNLDNKHANTQVPKAIGFQRIAELSHDDQYTKSSNFFWETVTSNRTLAFGGNSRREFFPSTAASADFVNDVEGPESCNTYNMLKLTEGLFREQPDAKYADFYERALYNHILSTQHPEHGGYVYFTPVRPRHYRVYSAPNEAMWCCVGSGMENHGKYNEFIYTHTKDSLYLNLFIASKLNWKEKNIALKQETSFPDEEQSTLTITAGSANFTLMLRHPSWVKEGTMQILINGKTTPYKKLPSSYIGIQRKWKKGDVIKVIMPMQTTIEQMPNVPEYVAIMHGPIMLAAKTATERLKGLVADDSRWGHIASGEKLPVDKAPIIIEDNTSAIPGKIVPVAGRPMTFAFANEKIINSETLVLEPFYRIHDARYMAYWMRLTPAQYVNYLDSVAKIEGEKLKLDQRTVDFVAPGEQQPEVDHALRQENSRTGSNADEFWRDANNGGYFSYNMSTQGLTDLSLNVRYQFATVAGKKFEIYVDDQKLKVVDHIDETRKHGFYHEEYLIPAAMLKGKQQVRIKFLSVSGRDTAPVYRVRLVKNN; encoded by the coding sequence ATGAGTAATTATTCTTTGAGTACCAGGGTCTGCAAAATCGCAATCGCAATATGTTTTTTCTCTGTACAAATAAATGCGCAGGAAAAGCTCTATCCAAATACATTTCCGTTGGATCAGGTTAGTTTGACGAACGGACCTTTTATAAAAGCCAGGGATCTTAATATTAAAACACTGCTGGAATACGATGTAGATCGTATGTTAGCGCCATACCTGAAAGAAGCTGGTATTCCTGTGAAGAAAGCAAGCTATAAAAACTGGGAAGGATTAGATGGACATATCGGGGGTCACTATTTAACCGCCATGGCGCTTAATTACGCATCTACAAGGAATGCCGAGTGCAAACGCAGAATGGACTACATGGTTGCAGCACTCAAAGCTTGTCAGATCAAGAACGGCATTGCTTATCCTGACTGGGGTGTTGGTTATGCAGGTGGAGTTCCCAATAGCCGTGAAATATGGCCGGCATTTAAAAAAGGAGATTTTAAAGCTTACCGTACTGCCTGGGTTCCATGGTACAATGTACACAAGATGTATGCGGGATTAAGGGATGCTTGGTTGTATGGAGGTAATCAGGATGCGAAAGACGTATTTTTGAAGTTTTGTGATTGGGCAATTGAGGTAACATCAGCACTATCTGAAAAGCAAATGCAAGCTATGCTTGATACAGAGCATGGGGGAATGAACGAAGAATTGGCAGATGCCTATCAAATCACCGGCGACAAAAAGTATCTGGTTGCTGCAAAGCGTTTTTCCCATAACCAGCTCTTAACCCCAATGGCAGCGGGCCAGGATAATCTGGATAACAAGCATGCCAACACACAGGTGCCAAAAGCTATTGGATTTCAACGCATAGCTGAACTGAGCCACGATGACCAATATACGAAATCCAGTAATTTTTTCTGGGAAACAGTCACCAGCAACCGTACGCTTGCATTTGGTGGGAACAGCAGACGTGAGTTTTTTCCGAGTACAGCAGCCAGTGCAGATTTTGTGAATGATGTGGAAGGACCTGAATCCTGTAATACCTACAATATGCTTAAACTTACAGAGGGCTTATTCAGGGAACAGCCCGATGCAAAGTATGCCGATTTTTATGAGCGTGCATTATACAACCATATTTTATCGACTCAACATCCTGAGCATGGAGGATACGTTTATTTTACGCCGGTAAGACCAAGGCATTACAGGGTTTATTCTGCGCCAAATGAGGCCATGTGGTGTTGTGTAGGAAGTGGCATGGAGAATCATGGAAAGTATAACGAGTTTATCTATACGCATACCAAAGATTCATTGTATTTAAATTTGTTTATCGCTTCAAAATTAAACTGGAAGGAGAAAAATATAGCGTTAAAACAAGAGACTTCTTTTCCTGACGAAGAGCAGTCTACACTGACCATTACAGCAGGATCTGCAAATTTCACATTGATGCTGAGGCACCCATCGTGGGTAAAAGAAGGTACTATGCAAATTCTGATTAATGGTAAAACAACACCCTATAAAAAACTTCCTTCCTCCTACATCGGCATTCAGCGAAAATGGAAAAAAGGGGATGTGATCAAGGTAATCATGCCAATGCAAACTACAATCGAGCAAATGCCAAACGTTCCGGAGTATGTTGCCATTATGCATGGTCCTATCATGCTGGCTGCAAAAACAGCAACGGAACGATTGAAAGGATTGGTTGCGGACGATAGCCGTTGGGGGCATATTGCTAGTGGCGAGAAGCTTCCTGTTGACAAAGCACCTATCATTATTGAGGATAACACATCAGCAATTCCGGGAAAGATCGTCCCTGTAGCCGGGCGTCCGATGACTTTTGCATTCGCCAATGAAAAAATTATAAATTCAGAGACATTGGTGCTCGAGCCTTTTTATCGTATTCACGATGCCCGGTATATGGCCTATTGGATGAGGTTAACTCCGGCACAGTATGTTAATTACCTGGATTCAGTTGCAAAAATAGAAGGCGAGAAACTGAAGCTGGATCAAAGAACTGTGGATTTTGTAGCACCAGGCGAACAGCAACCAGAAGTTGATCATGCCTTACGTCAGGAAAACTCCCGTACCGGTAGCAATGCTGATGAATTCTGGCGGGATGCCAATAACGGAGGATATTTCAGTTATAACATGTCCACTCAGGGACTTACTGATTTATCACTTAATGTCAGGTACCAGTTTGCCACAGTAGCCGGGAAAAAGTTTGAGATTTATGTTGATGATCAGAAGCTTAAAGTAGTTGATCATATTGATGAGACAAGGAAACATGGTTTTTATCATGAAGAATACCTTATTCCAGCAGCAATGCTAAAAGGTAAACAACAGGTAAGAATAAAATTTCTTTCGGTTTCGGGAAGGGATACAGCCCCGGTTTATCGTGTCAGATTGGTTAAAAATAATTAG
- a CDS encoding ImmA/IrrE family metallo-endopeptidase: MNDQGFINEFYKLLNPVDPWIGETDSLKALFETKLQQYGLTTNQAEKLLSMQKRTLEGILDRSAKRVDVVSLLKLGQFLGLNTDALFKIYLKEASHDIVGELEDAKRKSFIVSNFDVKNLHKSGFIKSKSDFNEIEKRIVNYFGLNSIYEYATKSYIPAFSKTKRSANLLMKEFWVRSAYSHFEKINNPNSFSREALIDLIPKIRPYTMNVESGLKTVSQALFNAGVTVIYQPHLPTTQVRGATFVINGKPSIVLTDLNQRYASIWFALMHELYHVLYDMEEIEKQTFHLTGEPDLFLLQEDQANDFSREYLFGKEKVKYIRAYIDSPVVVKEFAKQNQVHPSLIYSYYCFDIEAEGKGGYWAKYANYQPDIKNALRELNVNTFDKDSIDDTIKYLNDYIFNI, translated from the coding sequence ATGAATGATCAAGGTTTTATTAACGAATTTTATAAGCTCCTCAACCCTGTAGATCCTTGGATTGGAGAAACAGACAGTTTAAAAGCACTTTTCGAGACCAAGCTTCAACAATATGGATTGACGACCAACCAGGCAGAAAAATTACTGTCAATGCAAAAAAGAACACTTGAAGGTATATTGGATAGATCTGCAAAAAGAGTAGATGTTGTGAGTTTGCTCAAACTAGGACAGTTTTTAGGATTGAATACAGATGCCTTATTTAAAATCTACCTCAAGGAGGCCTCACATGATATCGTTGGCGAGCTGGAAGATGCAAAAAGGAAAAGTTTTATCGTTTCGAATTTTGACGTCAAAAACCTTCATAAATCCGGCTTTATCAAATCAAAGAGTGATTTTAATGAAATTGAAAAAAGGATCGTTAATTATTTCGGGCTTAACTCAATTTACGAATACGCAACAAAAAGTTATATACCGGCTTTCAGTAAAACAAAAAGAAGTGCAAACCTCTTGATGAAAGAATTCTGGGTACGTTCCGCATATTCACATTTTGAAAAGATTAACAACCCAAACTCCTTTAGCCGCGAGGCATTAATTGACTTGATTCCCAAAATCAGGCCTTATACAATGAATGTTGAATCAGGTTTAAAGACCGTTAGTCAGGCTTTGTTTAACGCCGGGGTAACCGTAATCTACCAGCCGCACTTACCAACTACCCAAGTGCGGGGAGCTACTTTTGTGATTAACGGAAAACCAAGTATAGTACTTACTGACCTAAATCAACGCTACGCCAGCATCTGGTTTGCACTCATGCACGAGTTATACCATGTGTTGTATGACATGGAAGAAATTGAAAAACAAACATTTCACCTGACTGGAGAGCCAGATTTATTCCTTTTACAGGAAGACCAGGCAAACGACTTTTCCCGGGAGTATCTATTTGGCAAAGAAAAAGTCAAATATATAAGGGCTTATATTGATAGTCCAGTCGTGGTTAAGGAATTCGCAAAACAAAATCAGGTTCACCCTTCATTGATCTATAGCTATTATTGCTTTGACATTGAAGCGGAGGGAAAAGGTGGCTATTGGGCAAAGTACGCTAACTATCAACCCGACATAAAAAATGCACTTCGGGAACTTAACGTCAATACTTTTGATAAGGATAGTATCGACGACACCATTAAATATTTAAATGACTATATTTTCAACATCTAA
- a CDS encoding alpha/beta fold hydrolase, with product MKKAILVFTLILNVAISAYASVSNEPFKVQVSGKGQPMLFIPGATCSGEEWQSAVAHYNKKFECHVFTLAGYAGVPPMIEGPYLSKFKLALMDYIKTRKLKNVILVGHSIGGFLALNIAAEMKDGLSQVVVIDAMPFYAAAINPAAQRSFKESQAIKLLAQYNEMSDAKLKAYQLNVAKSLCADSTRWETIATWGAQSDRKTMAYTFTEMMSDDIQDKIASINVPVLVLAAFKKSPKYIGFTRSYVSGVFQKQYAKCKTCTIQVSNDARHFIMFDEPLWMLNQMDNFITKL from the coding sequence ATGAAAAAAGCAATTTTAGTTTTCACCCTGATTTTAAATGTGGCCATTTCTGCATATGCAAGTGTTTCGAATGAACCTTTTAAAGTACAGGTAAGTGGTAAAGGGCAACCGATGTTATTTATACCTGGCGCAACCTGTAGTGGTGAAGAGTGGCAAAGTGCAGTAGCGCATTACAATAAAAAATTTGAGTGTCACGTTTTCACACTTGCTGGATATGCTGGTGTTCCTCCAATGATTGAAGGTCCGTATCTAAGCAAGTTCAAATTGGCCTTAATGGATTACATCAAAACCCGAAAACTTAAAAATGTCATTCTCGTTGGCCATTCCATTGGTGGCTTTCTTGCACTCAATATTGCAGCTGAAATGAAAGATGGATTGAGCCAGGTTGTTGTAATCGATGCAATGCCTTTTTACGCGGCGGCAATTAATCCTGCTGCTCAAAGGAGTTTTAAGGAAAGCCAGGCAATAAAACTTCTGGCGCAATACAATGAGATGAGCGACGCAAAACTCAAAGCCTACCAGTTAAACGTTGCCAAAAGCTTATGTGCGGATTCAACAAGATGGGAAACGATCGCGACCTGGGGAGCGCAATCTGACCGGAAAACAATGGCCTATACTTTTACTGAAATGATGAGTGATGACATTCAGGACAAAATTGCATCAATAAATGTCCCGGTACTGGTACTGGCTGCTTTTAAAAAATCTCCGAAATATATTGGTTTTACCCGCTCTTATGTTAGCGGAGTATTCCAAAAGCAGTATGCGAAATGTAAAACCTGTACCATTCAGGTAAGCAACGACGCCAGGCATTTTATAATGTTTGATGAGCCACTCTGGATGTTAAACCAAATGGATAATTTTATCACTAAATTATAA
- a CDS encoding RNA polymerase sigma factor → MQQNNRDQQEFFNELVRANHASIYRICRAYLYNVSYADDLYQEILYQIWKSIQSFKGKSKVSTWIYRIAINTAIGFNSQNKRHDHLSIPDAYQMPDIEYIPEKMEQEAKLEKLRFCISQLAAQDRLIISLLLEQKSYKEIAEITGASLTNTGVRINRIKERLLNLMEDKK, encoded by the coding sequence GTGCAACAGAACAATCGCGATCAGCAGGAATTCTTTAATGAATTAGTCAGGGCCAATCATGCGAGTATTTATCGGATTTGCAGAGCCTATTTGTATAATGTTTCTTATGCCGACGATTTATATCAGGAAATCCTTTATCAGATCTGGAAAAGCATTCAAAGTTTCAAAGGAAAATCGAAAGTAAGCACATGGATTTACCGCATCGCGATCAATACTGCTATTGGTTTCAATTCCCAAAATAAGCGACATGATCATTTGTCCATTCCTGATGCCTATCAAATGCCTGATATCGAATATATTCCGGAAAAGATGGAACAGGAAGCAAAACTGGAAAAACTCAGATTTTGTATTAGTCAGCTTGCTGCGCAGGACCGGCTTATCATCTCGCTTTTATTGGAACAGAAAAGCTATAAAGAAATCGCTGAGATTACTGGTGCAAGTTTAACCAATACAGGCGTAAGAATAAACCGGATTAAAGAACGATTACTTAACCTAATGGAGGATAAAAAATGA